A genomic stretch from Meiothermus sp. CFH 77666 includes:
- a CDS encoding metallopeptidase family protein yields the protein MTYEAFVETAERLWEEIPVEYKRGLHGLHVLEHLKPDPDEPDLLRLGEYYDPGYPSVLGGYAGIGRHIALFYGSFVALAAGDPDFDWEGEIWETLVHELRHHLESLAWRDDLVQEDIQNLRRYREGR from the coding sequence ATGACCTACGAGGCTTTTGTCGAGACCGCCGAGCGCTTGTGGGAGGAAATCCCCGTCGAGTACAAGCGCGGCCTGCACGGCCTTCATGTACTGGAGCACCTCAAACCCGACCCCGACGAGCCAGACCTACTGCGCCTGGGCGAGTACTACGACCCCGGCTACCCTTCGGTGCTGGGGGGTTATGCCGGTATTGGTCGGCACATTGCCCTTTTTTACGGTTCTTTTGTAGCGCTGGCTGCCGGAGACCCCGATTTTGACTGGGAGGGCGAAATCTGGGAAACCCTGGTACACGAGCTGCGCCACCACCTGGAATCGCTGGCCTGGCGGGACGATCTCGTACAAGAGGATATCCAGAACCTGCGGCGGTATCGGGAGGGGCGATAG
- a CDS encoding LacI family DNA-binding transcriptional regulator gives MDNRRMPTIGDVARLAGVSTGTVSRVLNQRAGVHPQTRQRVLEVMERLGYVPMQAARELTGRGDTVGILLAPGVRRYIPYFVLLFEHLTEALWREGMRLEETPTDAAGLPLTPARGYILLGAHDHDPRLEALQNTQTPHVLIGVYPGAYWVAPDDEGGAYAATRHLLELGHREIAHLTGQPQHQVGRERLLGYRRALEAYNVPFQPHLVLDGDFSTLTAYRVLRKAWEQGLRFTGLFAASDEMAVGALAALEDVGLRIPQDVSLVGFDDLPEIGTSLTTVRQDIGQIAGAAVRLLKESLAGGTPHGLRVPVQLVVRGTTSLREVKTA, from the coding sequence ATGGACAACCGCCGCATGCCCACCATTGGAGATGTTGCCCGCCTGGCAGGGGTTTCTACCGGGACGGTGAGCCGGGTGCTGAACCAGCGGGCTGGGGTACACCCGCAAACCCGTCAGCGGGTACTCGAGGTGATGGAGCGGCTGGGGTATGTGCCCATGCAGGCTGCCCGCGAGCTTACCGGGCGGGGCGACACGGTGGGAATTTTGCTGGCTCCAGGGGTACGCCGCTATATTCCTTATTTTGTCTTGCTGTTCGAGCACCTGACCGAGGCTCTGTGGCGCGAGGGCATGCGCCTGGAGGAGACCCCCACCGATGCAGCCGGTCTGCCCTTGACCCCCGCAAGGGGCTACATTCTGCTGGGCGCACACGATCACGACCCGCGCCTGGAAGCCCTGCAAAACACCCAAACCCCCCATGTGCTGATAGGGGTCTATCCCGGCGCTTACTGGGTGGCCCCCGACGACGAAGGGGGGGCTTATGCGGCCACCCGGCACCTGCTCGAGCTCGGCCACCGCGAGATTGCCCACCTCACGGGTCAGCCCCAGCACCAGGTGGGGCGCGAGCGTTTGCTGGGCTACCGCAGGGCGCTGGAAGCCTATAACGTCCCCTTTCAGCCGCATCTTGTGCTGGATGGCGATTTCTCCACCCTCACGGCCTACCGGGTGCTGCGCAAAGCCTGGGAGCAGGGGCTGCGCTTTACCGGCCTGTTCGCCGCCTCCGACGAGATGGCCGTCGGTGCTCTAGCGGCTCTGGAAGACGTAGGTTTGCGGATTCCCCAAGACGTTTCGCTGGTGGGCTTCGACGACCTGCCCGAGATTGGCACGTCCCTCACCACGGTGCGCCAGGACATCGGGCAGATTGCCGGGGCTGCTGTCCGGCTGCTCAAAGAATCGCTGGCCGGTGGTACGCCACACGGATTGCGGGTGCCGGTACAACTGGTGGTTCGGGGCACTACCAGCCTGCGGGAGGTGAAAACCGCCTGA
- a CDS encoding glucose-1-phosphate thymidylyltransferase has protein sequence MKGLILAAGRGTRLRPLTHTRPKPVIRLGGKPIIYYAVENLFEAGITEVGVVVSPDTQEDIRQALKDFPGVQINYIVQEQALGIAHAVGTAKEWLGQSPFVLYLGDNLFQRGIKPFVEAFKPGVGAVIALVRVPDPRQFGVAVLDQGRIVKLLEKPKDPPSDLAVAGVYVFSPAIMEIIANLKPSARGEYEITDAIQALMDQGHTVLGQEITGWWKDTGRPADLLDANRLLLVEQKSPTPVVEGHVHDSQITGRVVIEKGAVVKNSTVLGPVHIAQNAMIEGAYIGPFTSVGPNATVRQAEVEFSILEDSAVVEDVPLRLHECILGVGARVTRRNGLPKAHKLVLGDLSSLELA, from the coding sequence ATGAAAGGATTGATTCTCGCTGCCGGACGTGGCACCAGGCTACGTCCCCTTACCCACACCCGGCCCAAACCGGTCATTCGGCTCGGTGGCAAACCCATCATTTACTACGCAGTGGAAAACCTCTTCGAAGCCGGCATTACCGAGGTGGGGGTGGTGGTCTCCCCCGATACCCAGGAAGACATTCGGCAAGCCCTCAAGGATTTTCCCGGTGTTCAGATCAACTACATTGTGCAAGAACAGGCCCTGGGTATTGCCCATGCGGTGGGCACCGCCAAAGAATGGTTGGGCCAGAGCCCCTTCGTGCTCTACCTGGGCGACAACCTATTCCAGCGTGGAATCAAGCCTTTTGTCGAGGCTTTCAAGCCCGGTGTGGGGGCGGTGATTGCCCTGGTACGGGTGCCCGATCCCCGGCAGTTTGGGGTAGCCGTGCTGGATCAGGGGCGGATTGTGAAGCTGCTTGAGAAACCCAAAGATCCCCCCTCCGACCTGGCCGTAGCCGGGGTGTATGTATTCAGCCCGGCCATTATGGAGATCATCGCCAACCTCAAACCTAGCGCCCGCGGCGAGTATGAAATCACCGACGCCATCCAGGCCCTGATGGATCAGGGGCATACCGTGCTGGGGCAAGAAATTACCGGCTGGTGGAAAGACACCGGCCGCCCCGCCGACCTGCTGGATGCCAACCGATTGCTCCTGGTAGAACAGAAAAGCCCCACCCCGGTTGTGGAGGGGCACGTACACGACAGTCAGATCACCGGGCGGGTGGTGATCGAGAAAGGGGCAGTGGTTAAGAACAGCACCGTGCTGGGCCCGGTGCACATCGCCCAAAACGCCATGATTGAGGGGGCCTACATCGGCCCTTTTACCTCGGTGGGGCCCAATGCCACCGTGCGGCAAGCCGAGGTGGAGTTTTCCATTCTGGAAGACAGCGCGGTGGTGGAGGACGTGCCCTTGCGCCTGCACGAGTGCATTCTGGGGGTGGGGGCTAGAGTCACCCGTCGCAACGGCCTGCCCAAAGCCCACAAACTGGTGCTGGGCGATTTGAGCAGCCTCGAGCTGGCCTGA
- the pheT gene encoding phenylalanine--tRNA ligase subunit beta, which yields MKIVYSWLKEFLPEAPGSERLEELLAGLGLETESIHKLTAPHRQIVFARVLAAENLEGKEVRRLLLDMGREVQVVSGAPNAKAGMGVALALPGALLPDGTELGVRKIAGLESYGMALSARELGIGEYAGGLLEFAPDALPPGTPLAEVWGPDEVIEIEITPNRPDWLSVYGVARDLAALGLTLVRPQPRPRTTPLALPFGVWIEDTEGCDRFTLSYARGVKVGPSPLLVQRRLYAAGMRPISNVVDATNYAMLELGNPMHAYDAAFIREGLVVRRARPGEKLVTLDGVERTLDERDLLITVKEGPQTRPAGLAGVMGGADDEIRDTTTEVALEVAHFDPVRVRRTAKRQGLKTEASYRFERGVDPNGPILAAERFMELLQAWGGEGVEVAQERLDLNHTRPPKPIAFRPDYASRLVGMNYPETTQAEVLQRLGCTVQPTAQAGVWAVTPPSHRVDLTIEEDLVEEVARIVGYDQIPTTLPSFFPHPDNLGVDAPYEATERLKQVMAGLGFQEVLNYAWSSPQECELMRAPAPTVFMQNPQTSDRTALRTALYPGLLKNLQTALAQGEDGPFLLFEVGNVFNQTETPRLAALLCGDPVPGLWQKGLGEGFFALKGFLETAARNLGSQVRVEQEAAAYLHPGISGAVYWNQQKVGQIGALHPAIAAALELPQVFLLELSLPLSKGPGTFTDIAKYPASMRDLAVVAPESTPYAEIERIIRTHAGRHLEKLEIFDVYRGKPLRDGEKSLAFHLTFRHPERTLTDLETDAFMQNIIGALEQQGFAIRR from the coding sequence ATGAAAATTGTGTATAGCTGGCTCAAGGAATTTCTGCCCGAGGCGCCTGGAAGCGAACGTCTGGAAGAGCTGCTGGCCGGGCTGGGCCTCGAGACCGAGTCCATCCACAAGCTGACCGCTCCGCACCGCCAGATCGTGTTTGCCAGGGTACTGGCCGCCGAAAACCTGGAAGGCAAGGAGGTGCGCCGGCTCCTGCTGGATATGGGGCGGGAGGTTCAGGTAGTCTCGGGCGCGCCCAACGCCAAAGCCGGGATGGGGGTGGCGCTGGCCCTGCCGGGAGCCCTGCTGCCCGATGGAACCGAGCTGGGCGTGCGGAAAATAGCGGGCCTCGAGTCCTACGGCATGGCCCTCTCGGCCAGGGAGCTGGGGATAGGCGAGTACGCCGGCGGCCTGCTGGAATTCGCCCCCGATGCTTTACCTCCCGGCACCCCTCTGGCCGAGGTCTGGGGCCCTGACGAGGTCATCGAGATCGAGATCACCCCCAACCGCCCGGACTGGCTCTCGGTGTACGGGGTGGCGCGTGACCTGGCTGCTCTGGGCCTGACCCTGGTACGGCCCCAGCCCAGGCCCCGCACCACGCCGCTGGCCCTGCCCTTTGGGGTCTGGATTGAAGATACCGAGGGCTGTGACCGCTTCACCCTGTCCTATGCACGGGGGGTGAAGGTGGGCCCCAGCCCACTGCTGGTGCAGCGCCGCCTGTACGCCGCCGGGATGCGCCCCATCTCCAACGTGGTGGACGCCACCAACTACGCCATGCTCGAGCTGGGCAACCCCATGCACGCCTACGATGCCGCCTTCATCCGCGAAGGGCTGGTGGTGCGCCGGGCCCGCCCCGGCGAAAAGCTGGTCACGCTGGACGGGGTGGAGCGCACCCTGGACGAGCGCGACCTGCTCATTACCGTTAAGGAAGGCCCCCAGACCCGCCCCGCCGGGCTGGCCGGGGTGATGGGCGGGGCCGATGACGAAATCCGCGATACCACCACCGAGGTGGCCCTCGAGGTGGCCCACTTCGACCCCGTGCGGGTGCGCCGCACCGCCAAGCGCCAGGGCCTCAAGACCGAAGCCTCCTACCGCTTCGAGCGCGGCGTGGACCCCAACGGGCCGATTCTGGCTGCCGAGCGCTTCATGGAGCTTCTGCAAGCCTGGGGGGGCGAGGGGGTCGAGGTCGCCCAGGAACGCCTGGATCTCAACCACACCCGGCCCCCCAAGCCCATTGCCTTCCGCCCCGACTATGCCTCGAGGCTCGTAGGCATGAACTACCCCGAAACCACCCAGGCCGAGGTGCTACAGCGCCTGGGCTGCACCGTTCAGCCCACCGCCCAGGCGGGGGTCTGGGCGGTCACGCCCCCCAGTCACCGGGTCGACCTGACCATCGAGGAAGACCTGGTCGAGGAGGTGGCCCGCATCGTGGGCTACGACCAGATTCCCACCACCCTGCCCAGCTTCTTCCCCCACCCCGACAACCTGGGGGTGGACGCCCCCTACGAGGCCACCGAGCGACTCAAGCAGGTGATGGCCGGACTGGGCTTCCAGGAGGTGTTGAACTACGCCTGGTCGTCGCCGCAGGAGTGCGAGCTCATGCGGGCGCCGGCCCCCACGGTGTTCATGCAGAACCCCCAGACCTCAGACCGCACCGCCCTGCGTACCGCCCTCTACCCCGGCCTGCTCAAGAACCTGCAAACGGCCCTGGCCCAGGGCGAGGACGGGCCTTTCTTGCTCTTCGAGGTCGGCAATGTCTTCAACCAGACCGAGACCCCCCGCTTAGCGGCCCTGCTATGCGGCGACCCGGTGCCGGGCCTCTGGCAGAAGGGCCTGGGCGAGGGCTTCTTTGCCCTCAAGGGCTTCCTCGAGACCGCTGCACGCAACCTGGGCAGCCAGGTGCGGGTCGAGCAGGAGGCGGCAGCCTACCTGCACCCCGGCATAAGCGGGGCGGTTTACTGGAATCAGCAGAAAGTGGGTCAGATCGGTGCTCTGCACCCGGCCATTGCCGCAGCCCTCGAGCTGCCACAGGTGTTTTTGCTCGAGCTATCCCTACCCCTGAGCAAAGGCCCCGGCACCTTCACCGATATTGCCAAGTACCCGGCCTCCATGCGCGACCTGGCCGTGGTTGCCCCCGAAAGTACGCCTTATGCTGAGATTGAGCGGATCATCCGCACCCATGCGGGCAGGCACCTGGAAAAGCTGGAAATCTTCGATGTTTACCGGGGCAAGCCGCTTCGGGATGGTGAAAAGAGCCTGGCTTTTCACCTCACCTTCCGCCACCCTGAGCGCACCCTGACCGACCTCGAGACCGATGCCTTCATGCAAAACATCATCGGCGCTCTGGAACAGCAGGGTTTCGCCATCCGCCGCTGA
- a CDS encoding extracellular solute-binding protein: protein MKRWWVAGLALAALSMASAQTVVRLQGFGGNDTAIISSLVREVVNPALQKDNIRAEYQGVEGDYRAALLNALSAGTAADLFYVDIFWSEPLFASGRVEPLNRYFTQQELSVFNRNLLNAFTLRGNVYGLPKDFNTLAVQFNKDLFDEAKVPYPNQTDTWDTFKDKLKRVQAALKDVAGLCVVADHARFGAFAYATGWRPFNAQGRTVLDANFRRAFEWYTSLVKDGAGKYAQDLGEGWTGGCFGAERAAVAIEGAWIGGFLRDKAPNMRYGTTLIPLDPVTKQRGNFIFTVSWSMNAASRNKEAAAKVLRALTSPEAQNWILSRGLALPSRSALANSPIFQRPGKENELNRVVFQGSTSVGGAVLPFKFGSLDGGEWMRPINEALLAVITGKKSVDQALADAQAELNRLVR from the coding sequence ATGAAGCGATGGTGGGTAGCAGGTCTGGCTTTAGCTGCGTTGAGCATGGCCTCAGCGCAAACGGTGGTACGGTTGCAGGGCTTTGGGGGCAACGATACGGCCATTATCAGCAGCCTGGTGCGGGAAGTGGTCAACCCGGCGCTGCAAAAGGACAACATCCGCGCTGAATACCAGGGTGTGGAGGGCGATTACCGCGCTGCGCTTCTGAACGCGCTTTCGGCAGGCACCGCTGCAGACTTGTTCTATGTGGACATCTTCTGGTCGGAGCCCCTGTTTGCCTCGGGACGGGTGGAGCCTTTGAACCGGTACTTCACCCAGCAGGAACTCTCGGTCTTCAACCGCAACCTGCTTAACGCCTTCACCCTGCGTGGTAACGTGTACGGTCTGCCCAAGGACTTCAACACCCTGGCGGTGCAGTTCAACAAAGACCTCTTCGATGAGGCCAAGGTGCCCTACCCCAACCAGACCGACACCTGGGACACCTTCAAGGACAAGCTCAAGCGGGTGCAGGCCGCCCTCAAGGATGTGGCAGGGCTCTGCGTGGTAGCCGACCATGCCCGCTTTGGCGCTTTTGCCTACGCTACCGGCTGGCGGCCCTTCAATGCCCAGGGACGCACCGTACTGGACGCCAACTTCCGCCGGGCCTTTGAGTGGTACACCAGCCTGGTCAAAGACGGAGCCGGTAAGTACGCCCAGGATCTGGGCGAGGGTTGGACGGGCGGCTGCTTCGGAGCCGAGCGGGCTGCCGTAGCCATTGAGGGAGCCTGGATTGGGGGCTTCCTGCGCGACAAGGCCCCCAACATGCGCTATGGCACCACCCTCATTCCCCTCGACCCGGTAACCAAGCAGCGGGGCAATTTCATCTTCACCGTTTCGTGGAGCATGAACGCCGCCTCGCGCAACAAGGAGGCCGCCGCCAAGGTGCTGCGGGCCCTCACCAGCCCCGAGGCCCAGAACTGGATTCTCTCCCGTGGCCTGGCCCTGCCCAGCCGCAGTGCTCTGGCCAACAGCCCCATCTTCCAGCGCCCCGGCAAGGAAAATGAGCTGAACCGGGTGGTCTTCCAGGGCTCGACCAGCGTGGGTGGCGCCGTGCTGCCCTTCAAGTTTGGTTCGCTGGACGGGGGAGAGTGGATGCGCCCCATCAACGAAGCCTTGTTGGCGGTGATTACGGGCAAGAAGTCGGTTGATCAGGCCCTGGCCGATGCCCAGGCCGAACTAAACCGCCTGGTGCGCTAA
- the pheS gene encoding phenylalanine--tRNA ligase subunit alpha codes for MNIEAALEEIGKAPTLESLQALKVQYLGKNGLVTQEMKTLGRLSPEERREKGRVLNEWKAALETALEAREAQLREEALQARLLQESIDVSLPGYAFPSGGLHITSLILQELVGIFRKQGFSVVEGPEVESEFFNFDAINMPEWHPARDMQDTFWVEFKNQPGFTIRGPFGEDVTGLGGAVLRTHTSGMQIRYMIQHTPPFRIVVPGRVFRYEQTDASHEAMFHQLEGLVVGEGITMADLKGAISELARGLFGEEGKARFQPTYFPFVEPGVQFAMWWPERQKWLELGGAGMVHPYLFKAVDDYRERQGLPRAYEGMTGWAFGMGVERLALLRYGIPDIRYFYQNRLSFLRQFRG; via the coding sequence ATGAACATCGAGGCAGCACTGGAGGAGATCGGCAAGGCCCCCACATTGGAGAGCCTGCAGGCCTTGAAGGTACAGTACCTGGGTAAAAATGGCCTGGTCACGCAGGAAATGAAAACCCTGGGTCGGCTCTCGCCCGAGGAACGCCGGGAAAAGGGCCGGGTACTCAACGAGTGGAAAGCGGCTCTGGAAACGGCCCTCGAGGCCCGCGAAGCACAGCTTCGGGAAGAGGCCCTGCAAGCCAGGCTTCTGCAGGAGTCCATAGACGTTTCGCTCCCCGGCTATGCCTTTCCTTCGGGGGGGCTGCACATCACCAGCCTGATTTTGCAGGAGCTGGTGGGCATCTTTCGCAAGCAGGGCTTTAGCGTGGTGGAGGGCCCGGAGGTCGAGAGCGAGTTCTTCAACTTCGACGCCATCAACATGCCCGAGTGGCACCCCGCCCGGGACATGCAGGATACCTTCTGGGTGGAGTTCAAAAATCAACCCGGCTTCACCATCCGGGGCCCTTTCGGCGAGGACGTAACCGGTCTGGGGGGGGCGGTGCTGCGCACCCACACCTCGGGGATGCAGATTCGCTACATGATCCAGCACACCCCGCCCTTCCGGATTGTGGTGCCGGGGCGGGTCTTCCGCTACGAGCAGACCGATGCTTCGCACGAAGCCATGTTCCACCAGCTCGAGGGCCTGGTGGTGGGCGAGGGCATCACCATGGCCGACCTCAAAGGGGCCATCAGCGAGCTGGCCCGGGGGCTGTTTGGCGAGGAGGGCAAGGCCCGCTTCCAGCCGACCTACTTCCCCTTTGTGGAGCCGGGGGTGCAGTTTGCCATGTGGTGGCCGGAGCGGCAAAAGTGGCTCGAGCTCGGTGGGGCGGGCATGGTACACCCCTACTTATTCAAGGCCGTGGACGACTACCGCGAACGGCAGGGCCTGCCCAGGGCTTACGAGGGCATGACCGGCTGGGCCTTCGGGATGGGGGTCGAGCGGCTGGCCTTGCTGCGCTACGGCATTCCGGACATTCGCTACTTCTACCAGAACCGCCTGAGCTTTTTGCGGCAGTTTAGAGGGTAG
- a CDS encoding sugar ABC transporter permease — protein sequence MLRSQRIEALYALLFLAPFLIHLGVFFVFAFVRTLGFSFTDKTLIGQSYQIVGFANFIQLFQDPRFIAALTHSISFMLIVTTLQTFLALSMAAILNQRLRGITFFRTVYYIPSVLSSAAVTVIAIWFFQKTGFLNTFIGWIGSVAPVLLTFVAIFVLAQAVQVAWERIRGLPVALTDPALATISLAVGLALTWLLAALGVVVPREAQPPEFTWLTNSDRFLGVPIPLWSIIMLNTFTTIPTLMLIFLAGLQDIPKSIYEAAAIDGASPLQQFFSVTVPMLRPVTFLVITLSLIGTLQMFDQVALMGDAAPLDSIIVLAYYVYNNVFSGEGRVGLASAAAIILAALTFAIVLLQRALGISEKAH from the coding sequence ATGCTTAGGTCGCAACGAATAGAAGCGCTCTATGCCCTCTTGTTCCTGGCTCCTTTCCTGATTCACCTGGGCGTTTTCTTTGTATTTGCTTTTGTGCGTACCCTGGGTTTTAGCTTTACCGACAAGACCCTGATCGGGCAGTCCTATCAGATTGTGGGCTTTGCGAACTTTATCCAGTTGTTTCAGGATCCTCGTTTTATTGCGGCCCTGACCCACTCTATCAGCTTCATGCTGATCGTAACCACCCTCCAGACCTTTCTGGCTTTGAGCATGGCGGCAATCCTCAACCAGCGCCTGCGGGGCATCACCTTTTTCCGTACCGTGTACTACATCCCCAGCGTACTCTCTTCGGCAGCCGTGACCGTGATTGCGATATGGTTCTTTCAGAAAACGGGTTTCCTGAATACCTTCATTGGCTGGATTGGTTCGGTGGCCCCGGTGCTGCTGACCTTTGTTGCGATCTTTGTACTGGCACAGGCTGTACAGGTGGCCTGGGAGCGCATACGGGGCCTGCCAGTAGCCCTCACCGACCCGGCCCTGGCGACCATTTCGCTAGCGGTAGGGCTGGCGCTAACCTGGCTCCTGGCGGCCTTGGGGGTGGTGGTGCCACGCGAGGCCCAACCGCCAGAGTTCACCTGGCTTACCAACTCTGACCGCTTCTTGGGGGTGCCCATTCCCCTGTGGAGCATTATCATGCTCAACACCTTCACCACCATTCCTACCCTGATGCTCATTTTCCTGGCGGGCTTGCAGGACATTCCCAAAAGCATCTACGAGGCGGCGGCGATTGATGGGGCCTCGCCCCTGCAGCAGTTTTTTAGCGTGACGGTGCCCATGCTGCGTCCAGTGACTTTTCTGGTGATTACCCTTTCGCTGATTGGCACCTTGCAGATGTTCGACCAGGTAGCCCTGATGGGCGATGCGGCTCCGCTGGACTCTATCATTGTGCTGGCCTACTACGTCTACAACAATGTATTTAGTGGAGAGGGTAGGGTGGGGCTGGCTTCGGCAGCAGCCATCATTCTGGCAGCCTTGACCTTTGCGATTGTGCTTTTGCAACGGGCCCTGGGCATTTCGGAGAAAGCCCACTAG
- a CDS encoding carbohydrate ABC transporter permease — MAAQVMKPGRKLDERYLARQRWARAAWVYGAMLALAVFFIGPFYVAYLGSLKDNPLEWPFRYSFAQTQPKNWAAAWRLGQLGASNPWTGGFAPGANIPFQVSYFVEDGQEPQTPVVTVPTRRAGAGLGAIFDEVQAAQYARVSEVQEVGRRSAVVGGQPGQIVTYSFTIAYEGQGPRAPRLPLDIEAPRGQVYYSATLDPNRLERRGRVASWDSAAPGLLGYAFRNYVRVFNEARDPNTGASFFLRWTLNTFLVCVAVVLTTLLFASLAGYALARMYFPGKNYLFAFVVFTMTVPAQAIFISNYLVLRDLGLLSSLWGMVVWSAVGAGAVFIMKQFFESIPREIEEAALIDGASPITTFFRIIIPMATPALGALTILTFQGMWNEFFKAAVVLSGQQGNYTLPLGLSFFRNAYGVAGDWGLMLASAFLSMIPIIILFVVFQRYFVEGVSTSALKG; from the coding sequence ATGGCGGCGCAAGTGATGAAACCGGGGCGCAAGCTGGACGAGCGCTATCTGGCCCGGCAGCGCTGGGCCCGGGCCGCCTGGGTTTATGGGGCCATGCTGGCACTGGCGGTTTTCTTTATTGGGCCCTTTTATGTGGCCTATCTGGGCAGCTTGAAGGATAATCCGCTCGAGTGGCCCTTCCGTTACTCCTTTGCCCAGACCCAGCCTAAAAACTGGGCAGCAGCCTGGCGGTTGGGGCAGCTGGGTGCGAGCAACCCCTGGACGGGGGGGTTTGCGCCAGGGGCCAACATTCCCTTCCAGGTCAGCTATTTTGTGGAGGATGGCCAGGAGCCACAGACCCCCGTAGTGACGGTGCCGACCCGGCGGGCTGGAGCGGGCCTGGGGGCCATTTTCGATGAAGTGCAGGCGGCGCAGTACGCCAGGGTCTCGGAGGTGCAGGAGGTAGGCCGCCGTTCGGCGGTGGTGGGAGGGCAGCCGGGGCAGATCGTCACCTACAGCTTTACCATCGCCTACGAGGGGCAGGGCCCCCGGGCACCCCGCTTACCGCTGGACATCGAAGCGCCCAGGGGGCAAGTGTATTACTCGGCGACCCTCGACCCCAACCGCCTCGAGCGCCGCGGACGGGTGGCCAGTTGGGACAGTGCAGCGCCCGGCTTGCTGGGGTATGCCTTCCGCAACTACGTACGGGTCTTCAACGAGGCCAGAGACCCCAACACCGGGGCCAGCTTCTTTTTGCGCTGGACGCTCAACACCTTTCTGGTGTGTGTGGCGGTGGTGCTGACGACCCTGCTTTTTGCCTCGCTGGCCGGATATGCCCTGGCCCGGATGTACTTCCCCGGCAAGAACTACTTATTCGCCTTTGTGGTCTTTACCATGACCGTGCCGGCTCAGGCCATCTTCATCTCCAACTACCTGGTGCTGCGCGATCTGGGCCTTTTGAGCAGCCTCTGGGGCATGGTGGTCTGGAGTGCGGTGGGGGCGGGGGCAGTCTTCATCATGAAGCAGTTTTTCGAGTCCATCCCCCGCGAAATCGAGGAAGCGGCCCTGATTGACGGGGCCAGCCCCATCACCACCTTTTTCCGTATCATCATCCCCATGGCCACGCCCGCGCTGGGGGCCCTCACCATCCTGACCTTCCAGGGCATGTGGAACGAGTTCTTCAAGGCGGCGGTGGTGCTGTCGGGCCAGCAGGGCAACTACACCCTGCCCCTGGGCCTTTCCTTCTTCCGTAACGCCTATGGGGTGGCGGGCGACTGGGGCTTGATGCTGGCCAGTGCCTTTCTCTCGATGATTCCCATTATCATTCTGTTTGTGGTGTTTCAGCGCTACTTTGTGGAGGGGGTTTCGACCAGCGCTTTGAAAGGTTAA
- a CDS encoding LysM peptidoglycan-binding domain-containing protein, which yields MWPFGKSLSARVQDAINQWPPLQGLGLNIQEQGGNVRITGAVPRQPHLSLLQATVEGVKGVKSVDLSGVIVAQQEVSDAAIAAEEEVIRKATEASKLAKKVLATLEANGELKDDPIAVLQKGTGVVLKGAVDSQHEYNLAVQLAKQAGATEVDASELQIVEGAKARFAAEQGGVNIPDEWYTVQPGDTLSGIALKFYGDASRDSYMKIAKANNIANPDLIRVGQKLQIPR from the coding sequence ATGTGGCCGTTTGGAAAGTCATTGTCCGCTCGAGTTCAGGACGCCATCAACCAGTGGCCCCCGCTCCAGGGGCTGGGGCTCAACATTCAGGAGCAAGGAGGAAATGTTCGTATCACTGGCGCGGTGCCTCGTCAGCCTCACCTTTCTCTGCTGCAGGCCACGGTCGAGGGGGTTAAAGGGGTCAAGTCGGTAGACCTGAGCGGGGTCATCGTGGCCCAGCAGGAGGTTTCTGATGCTGCCATCGCCGCAGAAGAGGAGGTCATCCGCAAGGCCACCGAGGCCAGCAAGCTGGCTAAAAAGGTGCTGGCTACCCTGGAAGCCAACGGCGAGCTCAAGGACGACCCCATCGCGGTCTTGCAAAAGGGCACCGGGGTGGTGCTCAAGGGTGCAGTAGACAGCCAGCACGAGTACAACCTGGCGGTTCAACTGGCCAAGCAAGCCGGGGCCACCGAGGTAGACGCCAGCGAACTGCAAATTGTGGAAGGCGCCAAGGCCAGGTTCGCCGCTGAGCAGGGCGGGGTCAACATCCCCGACGAATGGTACACCGTGCAACCCGGCGATACCCTCTCGGGCATTGCCCTGAAGTTTTATGGCGATGCCTCGAGGGATAGCTACATGAAAATTGCCAAAGCCAACAACATCGCCAACCCCGACCTGATCCGGGTGGGCCAGAAGCTCCAAATCCCCCGGTAA